A region from the Azospirillaceae bacterium genome encodes:
- a CDS encoding tryptophan 7-halogenase: MAHPQAATDQAPVKNVLIVGGGTAGWLTAAYLARTLAISQPGGARITLVESADIGILGVGEGTFPHIQRTLSRIGIDESVFLREAEATFKQGIRFDHWQHAPGSPGRDHYFHPFQTAMTPQNLDLLPYWLLGAAGKDVPLDEAVILQKRVADAALAPKRSGDEDYAARLNYAYHFDAVKFARLLRMVGIDLGVRHVVGTVDDVRLDESGAIAAIVTKEHGELSADLYIDCTGFHARLIGQALKSPYESCRKWLFCDRAVAMQVPYDRPDAPIPSYTRATAHEAGWTWDIGLENRRGTGYVYSSDHTDDARAEEVLRGYLGAASEGKTARAFRFEAGYRPKPWVRNCVAIGLASGFLEPLESTGIVQVEVAAALLTTLFPWAGEMETAARQFNRVMLQRYERAIDFLKMHYCLTQRTDSAFWRDNADAATVPDSLADLLDRWRHRPPDALDFDLNIDTFTDSSWQFVLYGMGYKTDLRAKAGAFRFMDEAKREFAAIRQQADRALTLLPRHRDLVAQIYRHGLRPTRAPLAGSPLTSGIAGLPR; encoded by the coding sequence ATGGCGCATCCCCAGGCCGCAACAGACCAAGCCCCGGTCAAGAACGTCCTGATCGTCGGCGGCGGCACGGCCGGCTGGCTGACGGCCGCCTATCTCGCCCGCACGCTGGCCATCTCACAGCCGGGCGGGGCCCGCATCACCCTGGTGGAATCGGCCGACATCGGCATCCTGGGCGTGGGCGAAGGCACCTTCCCCCATATCCAGCGCACGCTCAGCCGCATCGGCATCGACGAGTCCGTCTTCCTGCGAGAAGCCGAGGCCACCTTCAAGCAGGGCATCCGCTTCGACCATTGGCAGCATGCCCCCGGCAGCCCCGGCCGCGACCATTATTTCCACCCCTTCCAGACGGCGATGACGCCGCAGAACCTGGACCTGCTGCCCTATTGGCTTCTGGGGGCCGCCGGCAAGGATGTGCCGCTGGATGAGGCGGTGATCCTGCAAAAGCGGGTGGCCGACGCCGCCCTGGCGCCCAAGCGGTCGGGCGATGAGGATTATGCCGCGCGCCTGAACTACGCCTATCACTTCGACGCCGTGAAGTTCGCGCGCCTGCTGCGGATGGTCGGCATCGATCTGGGCGTGCGGCATGTCGTGGGCACGGTGGATGATGTCCGCCTGGATGAAAGCGGTGCCATCGCCGCCATCGTCACCAAGGAACATGGCGAGCTGTCAGCCGACCTTTACATCGATTGCACCGGCTTCCACGCGCGCCTGATCGGCCAGGCGCTGAAGTCGCCCTATGAATCCTGCCGCAAGTGGCTGTTCTGTGATCGCGCTGTCGCGATGCAGGTGCCCTACGACCGGCCGGACGCGCCCATCCCCTCCTACACCCGCGCCACCGCGCACGAGGCGGGCTGGACCTGGGACATCGGCTTGGAGAACCGCCGCGGCACCGGCTACGTCTATTCCTCCGACCACACCGACGACGCCCGCGCGGAAGAGGTGCTGCGGGGATACCTGGGCGCGGCTTCAGAAGGCAAGACCGCCCGCGCCTTCCGGTTCGAGGCCGGCTATCGCCCCAAACCCTGGGTGCGCAACTGCGTGGCCATCGGCTTGGCCAGCGGCTTCCTCGAGCCGCTGGAATCCACCGGCATCGTCCAGGTCGAGGTGGCGGCCGCCCTGCTGACCACCTTGTTCCCCTGGGCGGGCGAGATGGAAACGGCGGCGCGCCAGTTCAACCGGGTGATGCTGCAGCGCTATGAGCGCGCCATCGATTTCCTGAAGATGCACTACTGTCTGACACAGCGGACCGACAGCGCCTTCTGGCGCGACAACGCCGACGCCGCCACCGTGCCCGACAGCCTGGCCGACCTGCTGGACCGCTGGCGCCACCGCCCGCCCGACGCGCTGGACTTCGACCTCAACATCGACACCTTCACCGATTCCAGCTGGCAGTTCGTGCTGTACGGCATGGGATACAAGACGGACCTCCGCGCCAAGGCCGGCGCCTTCCGTTTCATGGACGAGGCCAAGCGGGAATTCGCCGCCATCCGCCAGCAGGCGGACCGCGCCCTGACCTTGCTGCCCCGCCATCG
- a CDS encoding TonB-dependent receptor, with translation MRRPQDSYRSFVLAGASALVLTAFSTAAFAQAQTAAADDDLQEIVVTGQRYALSDANKRKAAADMILDSISADEAGKLPDNSVTEVLQRVPGVSITHFAAVGDPDHYSVEGSGVTVRGLSQVSSTLNGREAFSANGGRALLFEDVPPELLAGIDVIKSGSPDVIEGGIGGSVNMRTKLPFDYDKETISGSISASYGDFIDQTRPGGSLLYANRWQTGIGEVGAMFDVAYSDISTRHDTIQVEPYFPQTYQGKDVYVPGGFDWRSGTFDRKRLGAYEALQWSPSNDLTFYQTGFRSDYWSTSQETGVYNQGGVNVNVAADSDSVFGSNGGLLSSNSLTSTTSPGTGGSASINPGYTVQHNVTTDLSQGFKWTPTSNWTITSDFQYAVSQSQQERIDLFSTTTVPGYGINLTGDLPVITVNNASSLANPANTYWSATMDHLENHYGREFAWSGDADYHVSDSGFLRSFKVGARFADRTEKDNVSSYNWTGLDTSQSLVNAAAAGNASLYSFSNFFRGATSLPGVAWIPSWSLVKGYPENLSLIHQLYGTAGDTTQPVTYNEATVSHTKTRTESAYIMARFGEDNLFSSGWKMNGNFGVRLVNTENSSYGAIQQPTGQVIYQGQLIDLPGGYSTNSGGHNSMMALPSFNIQFMPNDDVHLRFAAYQTMSNPSFSAMSAAGSLSLTTDTDRNVNGATASSGNPNLKPQLANNLDASIEWYMPDGSQVHLAGFYKQIKDYISYGVTSVTEPFNLPSGVTPMTASVSGYFNTPAAYIKGAEFGIQKFFTFLPDPFDGLGIDTNFTYIYSRSPGDLSYDMLGNRITGLPVDLLSRYNYNITGMYEKGPISARLAYTWRSKYLLTPTANGTNGTYTNSAGDTVVYNLPIFSDSFGQLDASVAYNFNDNISVSVEGQNLTNSVTHTLMGYGSQQYGRSWFVADRRYTMTIRFNY, from the coding sequence ATGAGAAGGCCCCAAGATTCCTATCGTTCTTTCGTGCTGGCTGGCGCCTCCGCGCTGGTCCTGACCGCGTTCAGCACGGCCGCCTTCGCGCAGGCCCAGACCGCCGCCGCGGATGACGACCTGCAGGAAATCGTCGTCACCGGCCAGCGTTACGCCCTGTCCGACGCCAACAAGCGCAAGGCGGCGGCCGACATGATCCTTGACTCGATCTCGGCCGACGAGGCCGGCAAGCTGCCGGACAACAGCGTCACGGAAGTGCTGCAGCGCGTTCCCGGTGTGTCCATCACCCACTTCGCCGCCGTCGGCGACCCCGACCACTATTCGGTGGAAGGGTCCGGCGTCACGGTGCGCGGCCTGAGCCAGGTCAGCAGCACCCTGAACGGCCGTGAGGCGTTCAGCGCCAACGGCGGTCGCGCCCTGCTGTTCGAAGACGTCCCGCCCGAGCTGCTGGCCGGCATCGATGTGATCAAGAGCGGCTCGCCCGACGTCATCGAAGGCGGCATCGGCGGTTCGGTGAACATGCGCACCAAGCTGCCGTTCGACTATGACAAGGAAACGATCAGCGGCTCCATCTCCGCCAGCTACGGCGACTTCATCGACCAGACCCGCCCCGGCGGCTCGCTGCTGTACGCCAACCGTTGGCAGACCGGTATCGGCGAAGTCGGCGCCATGTTCGACGTCGCCTATTCCGACATCAGCACCCGCCACGACACCATCCAGGTCGAGCCGTACTTTCCCCAGACCTACCAGGGCAAGGACGTCTACGTCCCCGGTGGTTTCGACTGGCGCTCGGGAACCTTCGACCGCAAGCGCCTGGGCGCTTACGAAGCCCTGCAATGGTCGCCCAGCAACGACCTGACCTTCTACCAGACGGGCTTCCGCTCGGATTACTGGAGCACGTCGCAGGAAACCGGCGTCTACAACCAGGGCGGCGTCAACGTCAACGTGGCTGCCGACAGCGATAGCGTCTTCGGCAGCAACGGCGGCCTGCTGTCGTCCAATTCGCTAACCTCGACCACCAGTCCGGGTACCGGCGGTTCCGCCTCCATCAATCCGGGCTACACCGTCCAGCACAACGTCACCACCGACCTGTCGCAGGGCTTCAAGTGGACGCCGACGTCGAACTGGACCATCACCTCCGACTTCCAGTACGCGGTGTCGCAGTCGCAGCAGGAACGCATCGACCTGTTCTCCACGACGACGGTCCCGGGCTACGGCATCAACCTGACCGGTGACCTGCCGGTCATCACCGTCAACAACGCCTCCAGCTTGGCCAACCCGGCCAACACGTACTGGAGCGCCACGATGGATCACCTGGAGAACCACTACGGTCGTGAGTTCGCCTGGTCCGGCGATGCCGACTACCACGTTTCCGACAGCGGCTTCCTGCGTTCGTTCAAGGTGGGCGCCCGCTTCGCCGACCGGACGGAAAAGGACAACGTCTCCAGCTATAATTGGACCGGCCTGGACACCAGCCAGTCCCTGGTCAATGCCGCCGCGGCCGGCAACGCCAGCCTGTATTCCTTCAGCAACTTCTTCCGCGGCGCCACCAGCCTGCCGGGCGTGGCCTGGATCCCGTCCTGGTCGCTGGTGAAGGGGTATCCGGAGAACCTGAGCCTCATCCACCAGCTGTACGGCACGGCCGGCGACACCACCCAGCCGGTGACCTACAACGAGGCCACGGTCTCCCACACCAAGACGCGGACCGAATCCGCCTACATCATGGCCCGCTTCGGTGAAGACAACCTCTTCAGCAGCGGCTGGAAGATGAACGGCAACTTCGGCGTTCGCCTCGTGAACACCGAGAACAGCAGCTACGGCGCCATCCAGCAGCCGACCGGCCAGGTCATCTACCAGGGCCAGCTGATCGACCTGCCGGGCGGTTATTCCACCAACTCCGGTGGCCACAACAGCATGATGGCCCTGCCGTCGTTCAACATCCAGTTCATGCCGAACGACGACGTGCACCTGCGCTTCGCCGCCTATCAGACGATGAGCAACCCGAGCTTCAGCGCCATGAGTGCTGCGGGTAGCCTGAGCCTGACCACCGACACCGACCGCAATGTCAACGGCGCCACCGCGTCGTCGGGCAACCCGAACCTGAAGCCGCAGCTGGCCAACAACCTCGATGCCTCCATCGAGTGGTACATGCCCGACGGCAGCCAGGTTCACCTGGCCGGCTTCTACAAGCAGATCAAGGACTACATCTCCTACGGCGTGACGTCGGTGACGGAGCCCTTCAACCTGCCCAGCGGCGTCACCCCGATGACGGCATCGGTCAGCGGCTACTTCAACACCCCGGCCGCCTACATCAAGGGTGCGGAATTCGGCATCCAGAAGTTCTTCACCTTCCTGCCCGACCCGTTCGACGGCCTGGGCATCGACACCAACTTCACCTACATCTACAGCCGCAGCCCCGGCGACCTGTCCTACGACATGCTGGGCAACCGGATCACCGGCCTGCCGGTGGACCTGCTGTCGCGCTACAACTACAACATCACCGGCATGTACGAGAAAGGCCCGATCTCGGCCCGCTTGGCCTACACCTGGCGCAGCAAGTACCTGCTGACCCCGACGGCCAACGGCACCAACGGCACCTACACAAACAGCGCCGGCGACACCGTCGTCTACAACCTGCCCATCTTCTCCGACAGCTTCGGTCAGCTGGACGCGTCGGTGGCGTACAACTTCAACGACAACATCAGCGTCAGCGTGGAAGGCCAGAACCTGACCAACAGCGTCACGCACACGCTGATGGGTTACGGCAGCCAGCAGTACGGCCGCAGCTGGTTCGTGGCCGATCGTCGCTACACCATGACGATCCGCTTCAACTACTGA